A stretch of the Vagococcus xieshaowenii genome encodes the following:
- a CDS encoding conserved phage C-terminal domain-containing protein, translated as MTKYKNDPKKKRYYWLQLKEDFFNQKEIKLLRKIAGGDTFTIIYLKMLLLSLKDEGKLYFEAIGDDFIEEVALAIDESMEDVSVTISFLQKKKLIEIVEEDEYFLNRVPDMVGSEAYSTERSRRHRAKKRIENNAEVLQSNGEALQCNSNETDRNEEKRRDREREEIDIEIDIDIEREVEQEERKQATSSPSSPHQSTINQVIDYLNEKTNGVYKASDDNVKLITSQIENGYTFDDFKQVIMIKTTEWLYDDKMNKYLRPSTLFGNKMGDYLSEAYRSKNSTSIYKPPKVTVPDEWRYPDDGDNTGVHF; from the coding sequence TTGACTAAGTACAAGAACGACCCAAAGAAAAAAAGATATTATTGGCTACAGTTGAAGGAAGATTTTTTTAATCAAAAGGAAATTAAGCTATTAAGGAAGATAGCCGGTGGGGATACCTTCACAATCATCTACCTCAAAATGTTGTTATTAAGCCTTAAAGATGAAGGCAAGTTGTATTTTGAAGCGATTGGCGATGATTTTATTGAGGAAGTTGCGCTTGCTATAGATGAAAGCATGGAAGATGTGTCCGTTACGATTAGTTTTTTACAAAAGAAAAAATTAATAGAGATAGTTGAGGAAGATGAGTATTTTTTAAATAGAGTACCGGACATGGTGGGGTCTGAAGCTTATAGTACAGAACGTTCAAGACGACATAGAGCAAAAAAAAGAATCGAGAATAATGCCGAAGTGTTGCAAAGTAACGGTGAAGCGTTGCAATGCAACAGTAATGAAACAGACCGCAACGAAGAGAAGAGAAGAGATAGAGAAAGAGAAGAGATAGATATAGAGATAGATATAGATATAGAGAGAGAGGTAGAGCAAGAGGAAAGAAAACAAGCCACCAGCTCCCCTTCTTCCCCTCACCAATCTACTATTAATCAAGTTATAGACTATTTGAATGAAAAAACAAACGGCGTATACAAAGCAAGTGATGACAACGTAAAACTGATTACTTCACAAATAGAAAACGGCTATACGTTTGATGACTTCAAACAAGTAATAATGATAAAAACAACTGAATGGTTGTATGATGACAAAATGAATAAATATCTAAGACCTAGCACGTTGTTTGGTAACAAGATGGGTGACTACCTAAGTGAAGCATACAGAAGTAAAAACTCAACTTCTATATATAAACCGCCTAAGGTAACAGTACCGGATGAATGGAGATATCCGGACGATGGAGATAACACAGGGGTACACTTTTAA
- a CDS encoding helix-turn-helix domain-containing protein, which yields MIKIKLDELLKEYDVTITEISDATGISRSTLTPLVNNPKQVKGLKIETIDTLCDFFGIHIQDFIEFSPTKSKYNIKTFWGTGDALNYTFLLSKTIGSKERLALLTVQMKGFSSDPNNESTLIFNGYTNFLNLEETKKYLDEVLADGDKYDINSFAKNNIFLNDISKQSSKNIESVTKIISKIMKTHINSIEEHQDISGIELNWILPNNELNKFKSYIYDFETEEVKESDATFHLHFKKEL from the coding sequence TTGATAAAAATTAAACTAGACGAACTACTAAAAGAGTATGACGTTACAATTACTGAAATTAGCGATGCTACAGGTATTTCAAGAAGCACATTAACCCCTTTGGTTAACAATCCCAAACAAGTAAAAGGCCTTAAAATAGAAACTATTGATACTTTATGTGATTTTTTTGGTATTCATATACAAGATTTTATTGAGTTCTCTCCTACAAAAAGCAAATACAACATAAAAACGTTTTGGGGTACTGGCGATGCTTTAAATTACACTTTTTTATTAAGTAAAACAATTGGTAGTAAAGAAAGATTAGCTTTATTAACTGTTCAAATGAAAGGTTTTTCTTCTGATCCAAATAATGAATCTACATTAATTTTTAATGGATACACAAATTTCTTGAATTTAGAAGAAACAAAAAAATATTTAGATGAAGTTTTAGCTGATGGAGATAAGTATGATATAAACTCGTTCGCTAAAAATAATATCTTTCTAAATGACATTTCAAAACAATCATCAAAAAATATTGAATCGGTTACTAAAATAATTTCAAAAATTATGAAAACTCATATCAACTCGATAGAAGAACATCAGGATATTTCAGGTATAGAACTAAACTGGATTCTTCCTAATAATGAATTAAACAAGTTTAAAAGCTACATTTATGATTTTGAAACTGAAGAAGTAAAAGAATCTGATGCTACCTTCCATCTTCATTTTAAAAAAGAATTATAA
- a CDS encoding site-specific integrase, whose amino-acid sequence MATFKQYSKKDGSKAWLFQAYLGVDSATGKEVRTTRRGFKTKKQAQLEVNRLVVEFEEKGLVKQSENTFKEMYLLWYESYKTTVKETTSITTERLMTKHALPVFGNLRINKIDVKLAQKTVNDWAKKMKTYKIILQYCSKVMEYAINLELAQHNPFSKVIRPNIKDDSNEKKIKFYNLEEVHQVMKFLDDKVRHTQQGTLIQKFFAEYDQALYRLMAFSGLRGGEASALTFDDIDFTNKTVTVNKTLSEVRGGYAVSTPKTKSSYRTISLDDKTIMILKRWQLRQRELLFANRGKKSNYVFVNIEGELMNRTDLYQRSKRLSKAVGLHNIGTHGWRHTHASMLFEAGVTMKEAQERLGHSSITQTMDTYTHLGNKAQERTVDKLTQIANF is encoded by the coding sequence ATGGCAACATTTAAACAATATTCAAAAAAAGATGGCTCTAAGGCTTGGTTATTTCAAGCTTATTTAGGCGTTGATTCTGCTACTGGTAAAGAAGTTAGGACAACACGTAGAGGCTTTAAGACGAAGAAACAAGCTCAATTAGAGGTCAATAGGCTTGTAGTGGAGTTTGAGGAAAAAGGGCTTGTTAAACAGTCTGAGAACACGTTTAAAGAGATGTATCTGCTGTGGTATGAAAGTTATAAGACTACCGTCAAAGAGACCACTAGCATTACTACAGAACGTTTAATGACTAAGCACGCTTTACCAGTCTTTGGAAACCTAAGAATAAACAAGATTGATGTTAAACTAGCTCAAAAGACTGTAAATGATTGGGCTAAGAAAATGAAAACTTATAAGATTATTCTTCAATATTGCTCAAAGGTAATGGAATACGCTATTAATTTAGAATTAGCGCAACATAACCCTTTTAGCAAGGTGATTAGACCGAATATTAAAGATGATAGTAATGAAAAAAAGATTAAATTTTATAACTTAGAAGAAGTTCATCAAGTAATGAAGTTTTTAGATGATAAAGTGAGACATACCCAACAAGGAACACTTATTCAAAAATTCTTTGCTGAGTATGATCAAGCGTTATATCGTTTAATGGCTTTTAGTGGTTTAAGAGGCGGTGAGGCATCCGCTTTAACCTTTGATGATATAGACTTCACTAACAAGACGGTAACGGTCAATAAGACGTTATCAGAGGTTAGAGGCGGTTATGCTGTCTCAACACCTAAGACTAAAAGCTCATACAGAACTATTAGCCTAGATGATAAAACAATTATGATACTTAAGAGATGGCAATTAAGACAGCGTGAACTGTTATTCGCTAATCGAGGTAAAAAGAGTAATTATGTATTTGTAAACATCGAAGGCGAACTAATGAACCGTACAGACCTATACCAACGTTCTAAACGTCTATCTAAGGCGGTAGGACTTCATAACATTGGTACTCATGGCTGGAGGCATACACACGCCTCTATGTTATTTGAGGCTGGTGTCACGATGAAAGAGGCGCAAGAAAGATTAGGTCATAGCTCTATTACTCAGACAATGGACACATACACGCATCTCGGCAATAAGGCACAAGAAAGAACGGTTGATAAATTAACCCAAATTGCTAATTTTTAA
- a CDS encoding cysteine desulfurase family protein, with translation MKPVYLDHAATTPLHPEVIQTMTKTLTETFGNPSSLHQFGRPAQGLLENARDELAKSIGAKPSELIFTSGGSEGDTMAIIKTAENYQHLGKHLITTQVEHSAVLKSFKYLETQGFEVTYLPVASTGELTVEQVNEALREDTILVSIMRTNNEVGTIFPIPEIGALLQTHQALFHTDAVQSFGLEEIDVNAWHVDLLSTAAHKINGPKGTGFLFIKEGTKITPLIHGGDQENKKRPGTENLANIMGYAKAASLLTPEKKKDNQRTYQAYREIILSTLSERAVAFDINGQAPQQSAHVLNLYLPGVQSEMLLMHLDLKGFAVSAGSACTAGNMAPSHVLIAMHGKDSAIVPSSIRISFGLGLSEEDVRDFAETLADTVLRMTQH, from the coding sequence ATGAAACCAGTTTATTTAGATCATGCAGCAACAACACCGCTTCATCCTGAAGTGATTCAAACGATGACAAAAACTCTGACCGAGACATTTGGTAATCCTTCAAGCTTGCATCAATTTGGACGTCCCGCACAAGGCTTACTAGAAAATGCTCGTGATGAGCTAGCAAAGAGCATTGGCGCTAAACCAAGCGAACTTATTTTTACAAGTGGTGGCAGTGAAGGTGATACGATGGCAATTATTAAAACGGCCGAGAATTACCAACATTTAGGCAAACATCTCATCACTACTCAAGTAGAACACTCAGCTGTTTTAAAATCATTTAAATATTTAGAAACGCAAGGCTTTGAGGTGACCTATTTACCTGTTGCTTCAACAGGTGAATTGACAGTTGAACAAGTCAACGAAGCGTTGAGGGAAGACACGATTCTTGTGTCGATTATGCGTACGAATAATGAAGTCGGAACGATATTTCCTATTCCTGAGATAGGTGCGTTATTACAGACCCACCAAGCGCTGTTTCACACTGACGCGGTCCAATCATTTGGTTTAGAAGAAATTGATGTCAACGCTTGGCACGTAGACTTGCTATCTACAGCCGCACACAAAATCAATGGACCTAAAGGAACTGGCTTTTTATTCATTAAAGAAGGAACCAAAATTACCCCATTAATTCATGGTGGTGATCAAGAAAATAAAAAAAGACCAGGGACTGAAAATTTAGCGAATATTATGGGCTATGCGAAAGCGGCTAGTTTATTAACGCCTGAAAAGAAAAAAGACAATCAGCGCACCTATCAAGCTTATCGTGAAATAATTTTATCAACATTATCAGAACGAGCTGTGGCATTTGATATTAATGGTCAGGCACCACAACAGTCTGCCCATGTCTTGAATCTTTATTTACCAGGTGTACAAAGTGAGATGCTCCTGATGCATCTAGATCTAAAAGGCTTCGCTGTTTCGGCAGGTTCCGCGTGCACAGCGGGCAATATGGCACCTTCTCATGTGTTAATCGCTATGCATGGTAAAGACTCAGCCATAGTCCCATCTTCTATTCGCATTAGTTTTGGCCTTGGATTATCAGAAGAAGACGTACGTGACTTTGCTGAAACATTAGCAGACACAGTGCTACGAATGACTCAGCATTAG
- a CDS encoding penicillin-binding transpeptidase domain-containing protein yields MKMNRKIIGIASGIVVVALAGGGSIVAYQQSVKKQVNSATTELKQALKKQDYHQLMTLFNKQSIEAAGFTKETAETKYQTIFDALNVSGIEVTEVKQEKQSKDNYKVSYKVSMMTSMGEIKDEAYQTNLIKTDDGWTFDWSPSLIFAEMSGNDKVMINEETASRGKLLDRNGVELATEHDYQQVGVIPDKLGEGTERKSNIKAISEAFDLSVDTIESFLAPDWATGEVFVPLKTLAKNLSEEALSNLPKGVMISSKEMRYYPLGEASAQLLGYTGKATAEDIEKNPELTADMIIGKSGLEASLDEKLRGHNGGTVQIEDEEGEVKRVILANDKQDGEDITLTIDSKAQQIAFDSLNNQPGSAVVNEPSTGELLVLASSPSFDPNQMTVGISAEDYDKYQTNKDLPFIERYATSYAPGSTFKTLTAMIALDANKLTPEDSLSIDGLKWQKDDSWGNYYVTRVKEASPVNLETALVNSDNIFFAQKTLEMGEKTFRTGLEKFDFNESLKLPIAVPKASISNEDSFNSDILLADTGYGQGELLIPPVTQLSMYSPLMNEGTLVYPQLVKGQEKTPDKKEVVSKESANIVLNDLVGVVANSDGYAHELFQPNKTIAAKTGTAEIKDKQDTTGKENSFLLFMDKDDKQFMGLVLSEDSRKNGTAVSKTRTLLDYLVEHY; encoded by the coding sequence ATGAAAATGAATAGAAAAATAATCGGGATAGCTTCAGGTATAGTTGTTGTTGCTTTAGCTGGAGGCGGTTCTATAGTTGCTTATCAGCAATCGGTAAAAAAACAAGTCAATAGCGCAACAACCGAGTTAAAACAAGCACTGAAAAAACAAGATTATCATCAATTAATGACATTATTTAATAAACAAAGTATTGAGGCAGCAGGTTTCACAAAAGAAACAGCAGAAACTAAGTATCAAACTATATTTGATGCGTTAAATGTAAGTGGGATAGAAGTAACCGAGGTTAAACAAGAAAAACAATCTAAAGATAACTATAAAGTTTCATATAAAGTATCTATGATGACCTCAATGGGAGAAATTAAAGATGAAGCCTATCAAACCAATTTAATCAAAACCGATGATGGTTGGACATTTGATTGGTCACCATCGCTAATTTTTGCTGAAATGAGTGGCAATGATAAAGTCATGATCAATGAAGAAACTGCTAGTCGTGGGAAACTACTAGATAGAAATGGGGTCGAACTGGCAACTGAGCATGACTATCAGCAAGTAGGGGTTATTCCAGATAAATTAGGAGAAGGAACCGAGCGAAAAAGTAATATTAAAGCGATTAGTGAAGCTTTTGATTTATCCGTTGATACAATTGAGAGTTTTTTAGCACCAGATTGGGCAACTGGGGAGGTCTTTGTGCCATTAAAAACGTTAGCCAAAAATTTATCTGAAGAAGCCTTATCTAATTTGCCAAAAGGTGTAATGATAAGTTCAAAAGAGATGCGTTATTACCCGTTAGGTGAAGCAAGTGCGCAATTACTTGGCTACACAGGTAAAGCAACAGCGGAAGATATTGAAAAAAATCCTGAATTGACGGCTGACATGATAATTGGTAAATCAGGGCTCGAAGCTTCTTTAGATGAAAAACTTCGTGGTCATAACGGTGGTACAGTTCAAATTGAAGATGAAGAAGGGGAAGTCAAACGCGTTATTTTGGCAAATGATAAGCAAGATGGTGAAGATATTACTTTAACGATTGACAGCAAAGCCCAACAAATTGCATTTGACTCATTGAACAATCAACCAGGTTCTGCAGTGGTGAATGAGCCCTCAACTGGAGAGCTACTAGTGCTTGCAAGTTCACCATCGTTTGATCCTAATCAAATGACGGTAGGGATTTCAGCAGAAGATTACGATAAGTATCAAACTAACAAAGATTTACCATTCATTGAACGTTATGCAACGAGCTACGCACCTGGTTCAACATTTAAGACGTTAACAGCAATGATTGCTCTAGATGCTAATAAGCTAACGCCAGAAGATAGTTTGTCTATTGATGGATTAAAATGGCAAAAAGATGATAGTTGGGGTAATTATTACGTGACGCGTGTAAAAGAAGCCTCTCCGGTCAATTTAGAAACAGCACTAGTTAATTCTGATAATATATTCTTTGCGCAAAAAACACTTGAAATGGGTGAAAAAACGTTTAGGACAGGATTAGAAAAATTTGATTTTAATGAATCGTTGAAACTACCAATTGCAGTGCCTAAAGCAAGCATTTCTAATGAGGATAGCTTTAATTCAGATATTTTATTGGCAGATACGGGTTATGGACAAGGAGAATTGCTAATACCACCTGTCACACAACTTTCCATGTATAGTCCATTAATGAATGAAGGGACATTGGTCTATCCTCAACTAGTCAAAGGTCAAGAAAAAACACCAGATAAAAAAGAAGTCGTGTCTAAAGAATCAGCCAATATTGTGTTGAATGATTTGGTAGGTGTTGTCGCGAATTCAGATGGCTACGCACATGAATTATTCCAACCAAACAAAACGATTGCAGCCAAAACAGGAACGGCAGAAATCAAGGATAAACAAGACACAACTGGCAAAGAAAACAGTTTCTTATTATTTATGGATAAGGATGATAAACAGTTCATGGGCTTAGTATTAAGTGAAGATTCAAGAAAAAATGGAACGGCGGTTAGTAAAACTCGTACATTACTTGATTATTTAGTGGAACATTATTAA
- a CDS encoding D-ribose ABC transporter substrate-binding protein yields MKKILLGILAVGTLALAGCNAATLDKGSEATDKVAEKKPEELVVGVSISTLNNPFFVSVKDGITTLADENSTKTIVSDAQNDSSKQSNDVDDLIQQNVDVLLINPVDSSAIQPAVEAANQANIPVIALDRSSDGGDVLTLVASDNVVGGEMAANYMVEQLGEKAKVVQLEGIPGASATRERGEGFENIAKDKLDVVDSQSADFDRAKGLTVMENILQSNADIKAVFAQNDEMALGALEALKAAGKSDVIVMGFDGNDDALKSVKAGELTGTIAQQPTEMGKLALQAAYDYFSGKDVEKAIDSPLELVLNK; encoded by the coding sequence ATGAAAAAAATCTTATTAGGTATTTTAGCAGTAGGTACATTAGCTTTAGCAGGATGTAATGCAGCAACTTTAGACAAAGGAAGCGAGGCAACAGATAAAGTGGCTGAGAAAAAACCAGAAGAATTAGTCGTAGGTGTAAGTATTTCTACGTTGAACAACCCCTTCTTCGTCTCAGTAAAAGATGGTATCACCACATTAGCTGATGAAAATAGTACGAAAACAATTGTTTCCGACGCACAAAATGATTCATCAAAACAAAGCAATGATGTAGATGATTTGATTCAACAAAATGTAGATGTATTATTAATCAATCCTGTCGATTCTTCAGCGATTCAACCAGCTGTTGAAGCAGCAAACCAAGCCAATATTCCGGTTATTGCATTAGATAGAAGTTCTGATGGTGGAGATGTCTTAACATTAGTAGCCTCAGATAATGTTGTAGGTGGCGAAATGGCAGCCAATTACATGGTTGAACAACTAGGTGAAAAAGCAAAAGTTGTACAACTAGAAGGAATTCCAGGTGCTTCAGCAACTCGTGAACGTGGAGAAGGATTTGAAAATATCGCTAAAGATAAATTAGATGTTGTCGATTCTCAATCAGCTGATTTTGACCGTGCAAAAGGTCTAACAGTTATGGAAAATATTTTACAATCCAATGCTGATATTAAAGCAGTATTTGCTCAAAATGATGAAATGGCTTTAGGTGCATTAGAAGCGTTAAAAGCTGCTGGTAAATCTGATGTTATTGTGATGGGATTTGATGGTAACGACGATGCCTTAAAATCAGTTAAAGCAGGTGAGTTAACTGGAACAATTGCACAGCAACCAACAGAAATGGGTAAATTAGCATTACAAGCAGCTTATGATTATTTCTCTGGTAAAGACGTAGAAAAAGCAATCGATTCACCACTAGAATTAGTTTTGAATAAGTAA
- a CDS encoding ABC transporter permease, whose translation MTNKAKKISIGSLGPLLALAILVIVVAVLNPNFLTANNLLNLLRQVSINALIAFGMSFVIITGGIDLSVGSTLALTGALTAGLIANGFNPALAMLIGMILGAVLGMINGLLITKGNMAPFIATLATMTIYRGATLVFTDGNPITGIGDSFLFQFVGRGYLFGIPFPIVVMLVAFVILYLLLHKTAFGKKTFAVGGNIKAAQIAGVKSDKIQTLIYTISGLMASISGIVLTSRLNSAQPTAGQAFEMDAIAAVVLGGTSLSGGKGRLVGTLIGALIIGTINNGLNLLGVSSFYQQIVKGLVIIVAVLLDRKKK comes from the coding sequence ATGACAAATAAAGCAAAAAAAATATCGATTGGTTCTCTGGGTCCATTATTAGCATTAGCAATTTTAGTCATAGTTGTGGCTGTTTTAAATCCCAATTTTTTAACGGCAAATAATTTATTGAATTTGTTAAGACAAGTTTCTATTAATGCATTAATCGCATTTGGGATGAGTTTTGTTATTATTACGGGTGGTATCGATTTATCTGTCGGTTCAACCTTAGCTTTAACAGGTGCCTTAACAGCGGGGTTAATTGCTAACGGGTTTAATCCTGCTTTAGCAATGCTGATTGGGATGATTTTAGGGGCTGTTTTAGGAATGATTAATGGCTTATTAATTACTAAAGGAAACATGGCACCCTTTATTGCAACGTTAGCGACAATGACCATTTATCGAGGTGCAACGTTAGTTTTTACAGATGGTAATCCAATTACAGGGATTGGGGATAGTTTCTTATTTCAATTTGTCGGTCGTGGTTATTTATTTGGTATTCCATTTCCAATTGTTGTTATGTTAGTTGCATTTGTTATCTTGTATTTACTGTTACATAAAACAGCTTTTGGTAAAAAAACATTTGCAGTTGGTGGTAATATTAAAGCCGCACAAATTGCAGGTGTAAAGAGTGATAAAATTCAAACGTTAATTTACACCATTTCAGGTTTAATGGCATCTATTTCTGGTATTGTTTTAACATCACGTTTAAATTCAGCACAACCAACTGCAGGACAAGCGTTTGAGATGGATGCTATTGCAGCTGTTGTACTTGGTGGTACAAGTTTATCAGGTGGTAAAGGTCGTTTAGTTGGGACATTGATTGGGGCGTTAATTATTGGAACCATCAATAATGGTTTAAACTTATTAGGGGTATCAAGTTTCTATCAACAGATTGTTAAAGGCTTAGTGATTATTGTAGCCGTTCTGCTTGATCGAAAGAAAAAATAA
- a CDS encoding sugar ABC transporter ATP-binding protein produces the protein MRIEMQGISKAFGTNKVLEAVDFDLQEGEIHALMGENGAGKSTLMNILTGFHKKDNGSIKIDGKEKMFHNPKEAEEFGITFIHQEMNTLTNMTVLENMFLNKEIRKGFGLLDTKSMMTQAQQIFEQMNVTFDLNQLVGELSVGEQQVLEIAKALLANGKVIIMDEPTAALSEREISNLFKIIRKLKADGVSMVYISHRMEEIFELCDRITVMRDGYSVSTYQIKDVAVNQIVKDMVGRDINDFYPHKNNKIGEVKFKVENLSSERVKDINFDVREGEIVGFSGLMGAGRTEIMRAIYGIDRKTSGRLFLDGTEIHINSPSQAIGHGIGFLTENRKEEGLVLDFSLKDNVILPSVDEFSKKGMLDNKTMDEFVELLLKRLTVKMESSEVPASALSGGNQQKVVMAKWIGIGPQVLILDEPTRGVDVGAKREIYLLMNELAERGVAIIMVSSDLPEVLGVSDRILVVHEGKINGELSREEATQERIMNYATGGK, from the coding sequence ATGAGAATTGAGATGCAAGGCATTAGTAAAGCGTTTGGTACAAACAAAGTATTAGAAGCGGTAGATTTTGACCTTCAAGAAGGTGAAATACATGCGTTGATGGGGGAAAATGGTGCCGGCAAATCAACACTGATGAATATTTTAACAGGCTTCCATAAGAAAGATAACGGAAGTATTAAAATTGATGGAAAAGAAAAAATGTTTCACAATCCTAAAGAGGCCGAAGAATTTGGTATTACGTTTATTCATCAAGAAATGAATACGCTTACTAATATGACAGTATTAGAAAATATGTTTTTGAATAAAGAAATTAGAAAAGGGTTTGGTTTGCTAGATACCAAGTCAATGATGACACAAGCCCAACAAATTTTTGAACAGATGAATGTCACGTTTGATCTAAATCAATTAGTTGGTGAGTTATCAGTTGGTGAGCAACAAGTGTTAGAAATTGCGAAAGCCTTGTTAGCCAATGGGAAAGTCATCATTATGGATGAACCAACGGCGGCTCTTTCTGAAAGAGAAATTAGTAATTTATTTAAAATAATTCGAAAACTAAAAGCAGATGGTGTTTCCATGGTATATATTTCTCACCGAATGGAAGAAATCTTTGAACTTTGTGATCGTATTACCGTCATGAGAGATGGCTATTCGGTTAGCACGTATCAAATTAAAGATGTTGCAGTTAACCAAATAGTTAAAGACATGGTAGGCCGTGATATTAATGACTTTTATCCACACAAAAATAATAAAATAGGCGAAGTGAAGTTTAAGGTAGAAAATTTATCTTCTGAGCGAGTAAAGGACATTAACTTTGACGTTCGTGAAGGCGAAATTGTTGGCTTTTCCGGTTTGATGGGAGCAGGACGCACGGAAATTATGAGAGCAATTTATGGTATTGATCGTAAAACAAGTGGTCGTTTATTTTTAGATGGAACAGAAATTCATATAAACTCACCGAGTCAAGCGATTGGTCATGGTATTGGCTTTTTAACAGAAAATCGTAAAGAAGAAGGATTAGTATTAGATTTTTCATTAAAAGATAATGTTATCTTGCCTTCAGTTGATGAATTCAGTAAAAAAGGCATGTTAGACAATAAGACAATGGATGAATTTGTTGAACTATTATTGAAACGTTTGACTGTAAAAATGGAAAGTAGCGAAGTACCTGCTTCAGCACTTTCAGGTGGGAATCAACAAAAAGTGGTCATGGCCAAATGGATTGGCATTGGTCCACAAGTTCTTATTTTAGATGAACCAACGCGAGGCGTAGATGTTGGAGCGAAACGTGAAATTTATTTATTAATGAATGAACTAGCTGAACGTGGTGTGGCAATTATCATGGTATCGAGTGATTTGCCGGAAGTTCTAGGAGTGAGTGATCGTATCTTGGTTGTTCACGAAGGTAAAATCAACGGTGAACTTTCTCGTGAGGAAGCTACGCAAGAACGTATTATGAATTACGCAACTGGAGGAAAATAA
- the rbsD gene encoding D-ribose pyranase, whose translation MKKSGLLNSEITKVLADLRHTDQVVIGDCGLPVPENVKEIDLSLKLGTPSFKEVFDLLIEDMKVESAVLATEIKENNPKVESHIRNQIEGISYVSHEEFKVLTQQAKAIIRTGEATPYANILLQAGVIF comes from the coding sequence ATGAAAAAATCAGGTTTACTAAATTCAGAAATAACTAAAGTATTGGCAGACTTAAGACATACAGATCAAGTAGTAATTGGCGATTGTGGGTTGCCTGTTCCTGAAAATGTGAAAGAAATTGATTTATCTTTAAAACTGGGGACACCAAGTTTTAAAGAAGTATTTGATCTATTGATAGAAGACATGAAAGTAGAAAGTGCGGTATTAGCAACAGAAATAAAAGAGAATAATCCTAAGGTTGAGTCGCATATCCGCAACCAAATAGAGGGGATTTCTTATGTATCTCATGAGGAATTTAAAGTACTAACGCAACAAGCTAAAGCGATTATTCGAACTGGGGAAGCAACGCCATATGCGAATATCCTACTACAAGCAGGTGTGATTTTTTAA
- the rbsK gene encoding ribokinase encodes MKKVAVIGSLSTDFVVTTGIIPEQGETVVGEEFATFYGGKGANQAVAASRAGVQTYMFGAVGDDEFGQHLIDNLTNNQIDSSMIKVAEHTSSGVAIIQVHEGDNRIIIVEGSNSKNETVDIDNHAEMLKEMDLFIIQNEIPTDVIEYAIKFAEEAGIPVLYNPAPIKEISHELLEKITYITPNEHEFETLFQGKTLEQALAENPNKLIVTLGSKGAIYHNGEQAILVEQEKIDNVIDTTGAGDTFNGYFASGILTGLSIEEAIKLGNRASGIAIQKKGAQTGIPKIEEVSR; translated from the coding sequence ATGAAAAAAGTAGCAGTTATTGGGAGTTTATCAACGGATTTTGTTGTCACAACAGGTATCATACCTGAGCAAGGTGAAACGGTAGTAGGAGAAGAATTTGCCACTTTTTATGGCGGTAAAGGGGCTAATCAAGCAGTGGCAGCAAGCCGTGCAGGTGTCCAAACTTATATGTTTGGAGCTGTTGGAGATGATGAATTTGGTCAACATTTAATAGACAATTTAACAAATAATCAAATTGATTCTTCGATGATTAAAGTAGCTGAACATACAAGTAGTGGTGTAGCAATTATTCAAGTCCATGAGGGAGATAACCGTATTATTATCGTTGAAGGATCAAATAGCAAAAATGAAACCGTTGACATTGATAATCATGCAGAAATGTTAAAAGAGATGGACTTATTTATTATACAAAATGAAATTCCAACTGATGTCATTGAGTATGCCATTAAATTTGCGGAAGAAGCAGGGATTCCTGTTTTATATAATCCTGCCCCAATAAAAGAAATTAGTCATGAACTATTAGAAAAAATAACCTATATCACACCCAATGAACATGAATTTGAAACCTTGTTCCAAGGTAAAACGTTAGAACAGGCATTGGCTGAGAATCCTAATAAATTAATCGTGACATTAGGTTCTAAAGGTGCTATCTATCATAACGGTGAGCAAGCAATACTTGTTGAACAAGAAAAAATTGATAATGTTATTGATACAACAGGTGCTGGTGATACGTTTAATGGTTACTTTGCTAGTGGTATTTTGACAGGGTTAAGTATTGAAGAAGCTATTAAATTAGGAAATCGCGCATCAGGTATAGCCATTCAGAAAAAAGGTGCGCAAACAGGAATTCCTAAAATAGAAGAGGTGTCACGATGA